In Glycine max cultivar Williams 82 chromosome 7, Glycine_max_v4.0, whole genome shotgun sequence, a single window of DNA contains:
- the LOC100795024 gene encoding uncharacterized protein yields the protein MKIYRVVLVSHRIDLVECGKMRSVSLRPELHIPICSSNPPSCVKPIKLVVASSYGKNLKNPPSKFAITLREHRTTLEHAARLPLLKHDSGIVVMGAVCVVGILAVVLSEEKALALGPEGPLVEEFWDNVRRYGLYALTVSTGALYTIFRPIAELLKNPISAIFILALFGGSIFIVSQVLSAMVGVSEFSYDFGY from the coding sequence atgaaGATATATAGAGTCGTATTGGTATCGCATCGAATAGACTTAGTTGAGTGTGGGAAGATGAGAAGTGTGAGCCTGAGACCAGAGCTTCACATTCCAATTTGTTCTTCAAACCCTCCATCATGTGTCAAACCCATCAAATTAGTGGTAGCATCATCGTATgggaaaaatttgaaaaatccaCCTTCCAAATTTGCAATCACTCTTAGAGAGCACAGAACAACTTTGGAGCATGCGGCGAGGTTGCCATTACTGAAACATGATTCCGGTATTGTGGTAATGGGAGCGGTGTGTGTGGTGGGGATATTGGCGGTGGTTCTGAGCGAGGAAAAGGCCTTGGCTTTGGGCCCAGAAGGCCCACTTGTGGAAGAGTTTTGGGACAACGTGAGGAGATATGGACTCTACGCTCTCACCGTCAGCACAGGTGCCCTTTACACCATCTTCCGCCCTATAGCAGAACTTCTCAAGAATCCCATTTCCGCAATTTTCATCCTTGCTCTTTTCGGGGGTTCAATCTTCATTGTTTCTCAAGTCCTCTCTGCCATGGTTGGTGTTTCTGAATTTTCTTACGACTTTGGATACTAG
- the LOC100794503 gene encoding cytochrome P450 71D8-like gives MSFKLYSFIHTMELRPSFLVLTSFLLLLLWLARIYKQKIKVRSVVHKLPPGPWKLPLIGNLHQLAGAGTLPHHTLQNLSRKYGPLMHLQLGEISAVVVSSSDMAKEIMKTHDLNFVQRPELLCPKIMAYDSTDIAFAPYGDYWRQMRKICTLELLSAKRVQSFSFIREEEVAKLIQSIQLCACAGSPVNVSKSVFFLLSTLISRAAFGKKSEYEDKLLALLKKAVELTGGFDLADLFPSMKPIHLITRMKAKLEDMQKELDKILENIINQHQSNHGKGEAEENLVDVLLRVQKSGSLEIQVTINNIKAVIWDIFGAGTDTSATVLEWAMSELMKNPRVMKKAQAEIREAFRGKKTIRESDVYELSYLKSVIKETMRLHPPVPLLLPRECREPCKIGGYEIPIKTKVIVNAWALGRDPKHWYDAEKFIPERFDGTSNDFKGSNFEYIPFGAGRRMCPGILLGIANVELPLVALLYHFDWELPNGMKPEDLDMTEGFGAAVGRKNNLYLMPSPYDHSLNHFIVN, from the exons ATGAGTTTCAAACTCTACTCTTTCATTCATACCATGGAACTCAGACCTTCCTTCCTGGTTCTTACTTCATTCCTCTTGTTGCTGCTTTGGCTTGCAAGAATTTACAAGCAGAAAATCAAAGTAAGGAGTGTGGTTCATAAGCTTCCCCCAGGGCCATGGAAGTTGCCTCTAATAGGGAACCTGCATCAACTGGCAGGGGCAGGCACACTTCCACACCACACCCTTCAAAATCTATCACGCAAATATGGGCCTCTGATGCACCTTCAACTTGGTGAAATTTCTGCAGTGGTTGTGTCATCCTCTGACATGGCCAAGGAGATAATGAAGACTCATGATCTTAATTTTGTGCAGAGGCCAGAACTCCTTTGTCCTAAAATCATGGCCTATGATTCAACGGATATTGCCTTTGCTCCATACGGTGATTACTGGAGACAGATGAGGAAAATATGTACGCTAGAGCTTCTCAGTGCCAAGAGGGTTCAGTCTTTCTCCTTCATTCGCGAAGAAGAGGTGGCTAAGCTCATACAATCCATTCAATTATGTGCATGTGCAGGTTCACCAGTCAATGTTTCTAAAAGTGTTTTCTTTTTGCTAAGTACCCTTATTTCAAGGGCGGCCTTTGGTAAAAAATCTGAGTATGAAGATAAACTTTTGGCCTTGCTCAAGAAAGCAGTGGAACTCACCGGAGGGTTTGATCTTGCTGATTTGTTCCCTTCTATGAAACCTATTCATCTCATTACTCGGATGAAAGCTAAATTGGAGGACATGCAAAAAGAGCTGGACAAGATTCTAGAAAACATTATCAACCAGCATCAATCAAACCATGGCAAGGGTGAAGCAGAAGAAAATCTTGTTGATGTTCTTTTGCGAGTGCAAAAAAGTGGAAGCCTCGAGATCCAAGTCACAATAAACAACATCAAAGCCGTGATATGG GACATATTCGGGGCTGGGACTGATACTTCAGCAACAGTACTAGAATGGGCTATGTCAGAGCTGATGAAAAACCCAAGAGTGATGAAAAAGGCACAGGCCGAAATAAGAGAAGCCTTTAGGGGAAAGAAAACAATTCGGGAGAGTGATGTATATGAACTTAGCTACTTGAAGTCGGTGATCAAAGAAACAATGAGGTTACATCCTCCTGTTCCCTTGTTGCTTCCAAGAGAGTGCAGGGAACCATGCAAAATAGGTGGATATGAAATACCAATCAAGACTAAAGTGATTGTAAATGCATGGGCACTTGGAAGAGATCCCAAGCATTGGTATGATGCGGAGAAGTTTATACCCGAGAGGTTTGATGGCACAAGTAATGATTTTAAAGGGAGTAATTTTGAGTACATTCCTTTTGGGGCAGGGAGGAGAATGTGTCCTGGCATTTTACTTGGCATAGCTAATGTTGAGCTTCCTCTTGTTGCATTGCTCTATCACTTTGACTGGGAACTCCCCAATGGAATGAAACCAGAGGACTTGGATATGACTGAAGGCTTTGGAGCTGCAGTGGGAAGGAAAAACAACCTGTATTTGATGCCTTCTCCATATGATCATTCCCTTAATCATTTCATTGTCAATTGA